A segment of the Gossypium hirsutum isolate 1008001.06 chromosome D10, Gossypium_hirsutum_v2.1, whole genome shotgun sequence genome:
TTCCTTTAACCGTCCAACCATTTTTTGATCAGCCAGTTGTTGTAATTACAACTTTCTTTTGGATTTTACAGGTTCCCTACTATCTTGATGAAGTTACAGGATGGGTTTTGGAAGTATCTGAGCTTAAGAAACAACTGCAGGAAGCCAAGTCTAATGGCATCACTGTTAGGGCCTTGGTTGTAATAAATCCAGGCAACCCAACAGGACAGGTATCAATGAAATGCTTTCAGAAaagtatattataaatgaaaaaggtTCCTGcaatttcatttttctcatttttattgCAGGTTCTTGCTGAGGAAAACCAGAAGGCAATCGTGGAGTTCTGCAAGGAAGAAGGTCTTGTTTTGCTAGCAGATGAGGTAGGTTGATTTGCATATGTTCTTGCTTTACCATTCGTTAACAATGACTTCGCTTTCCCAAGGGCAAGTTTGCACTGACCTTGATAGCCACCTTGGTTTCACAGGTTTACCAGGAGAATGTTTATGTTCCTGAAAAGAAATTCCACTCTTTTAAGAAGGTTGCCCGATCTATGGGTTACGGCGAGAAGGATATACACTTGGTATCTTTTCAGTCGGTCTCGAAAGGTAACATTGGTTTTatcttatttctattatttcatttaCGGAATGTGAATGAACTTATACAAAGTTTGGAATTTTGACACAGAATATAAACTCTTTTACTGTCTCCAGGGTATTATGGAGAGTGTGGAAAAAGGGGAGGTTACATGGAGGTTACCGGGTTTGGTGCTGATGTGAGGGAGCATATATACAAATTAGCATCTGTGAATCTGTGTTCTAACATCACTGGTCAAATTCTTGCTAGTCTTGTCATGAGTCCACCTAAGGTTATATCTTTTGCCATTTAAAGCCAGTTATCTGTTTGTATTCAAATGACATTGGATGTATGACATAGGACTAAATAGATATTGAGCTTTGACAAGCTGCTTATAAGCattgtttcttatagaagaaacacatTATTGGAGAAAGCTTTTGAATCTCCCAACTATTATGCTTTGTCATGGGTGACAATTTACATAGGGGGCATGTAAAAGCTACTAAAAATCTTGATCATCTCCAGTTTCTACGACCTTCTATGGACATATGATGTTTGTTGCAAATGACGGAACATATGAAACTTGCAGGTTGGAGACAAATCATACGAGTCATACATTGCTGAAAGAGATGGAATCCTCTCATCTTTAGCACGGCGGGCAAAGGTTAGTCCTCTCTTAGGTTTGATTGGTTCAAATGACATGAACATGGTGCAAAGTGGCCATTGATGCTTTGTTGTAGCCTAAATGGATGCTAAATCCCCCATTGTAAAATGGTGCTTAACCAAGAAATTTGGGAACTTGGAGGTTGGTGAGGTAGTAGATTTAAATTATATGACTTGTAACAAAATTCCAAATGCATGCAGACACTGGAAGACGCATTCAACAAGTTGGAAGGTATAACATGCAACAAGGCAGAAGGTGCAATGTATCTTTTCCCCAGAATTAATCTGCCTAAAAAGGCAATCAAAGCTGCTGAAGAAGTGAAAACAGCACCAGATTTATTCTACTGCCGTCGTCTCCTCAATGAAACCGGAATCGTTTTTGTTCCTGGTTCTGGCTTTGGGCAGGTAAGTTGACCTGCCAGTATGTTGGCTTTCCTTTGGTCAGAATATAGCAATTTTATGCCAATTGAATTGCCATTTTTTCATCTCTAACAATGAGTAACATGTGGGTTTGGCCATAGGTGCCTGGCACTTGGCATTTCAGGTGCACAATACTCCCTCAAGAAGAAAAGATTCAGGCCATCGTCACCCGCTTAACAGATTTCCATAAACGTTTCATGGATGAATTCCGTGACTAAGTTTGAGGTACCCTTTGCAAGAATTCGCGATAAGACGTGTCCTTTACTTTTCCCATATAGACATGGACACTGTTaatcttttccttccttttctttttttgtcctTTCCTATTTAATGGAAAGATATACCAATGTTTTCTAGTCGTTCACCAAGTCTTTTTACAATCTTGATGTCTTAGTGAGAAAATCTTGTGATCATTTTATTTACAAGGATTGCCAGACTTATGCACTGGAATCATTGTTGCTGTTTGTTAAAATTGATCAAACCAAGttgaattgattaaaatttttttaaattgactgAATTAAGATAAAGTAagtcataaaattttataaaacttattagttgacttaaaattttcaaattaatagtACGAGAGATTCAATTTTAATTAGAAATCATTTAATAGAAAAGGTAAAAAAACAATCTTTTAAGAAGTTTCATCAAAATTACACTATCACAATTTTTCAGCTATCATAATAAGTATATTACTTCTACATTAAACTATCTACAAGTAATTTAGGAACCAATGACTTCTGTTTAATTGTATAGATTGAAAAATTATTTCGGATAGATAACTAATTGGGTTATTCAATACTGACACCCACGAGTCTTTTTGTTTTCGTAAAAAGAAACACCAACTTGATGGATTAGATCATTAATGatctttttatctttaatttgatcaaaattttacaCAAACTAATTGAGTTGTACATTTATTTACTCGAGTTAActtcaaacttaaaaaaatttgaattatttattttaaaattttaaaatctatttatttatttctccaATAGAATCCCTAATAGCTATGCAGGGATCAATGCCAAACTTTGATGTGTAGAGTACAATTGTTCGAGGGTGATGTTTTGGATGTTGTCAACCTGTGAACTCTTTTGAGATGGGATAATTCATATATACGGCAGTCAGAAAAAGTGAGCATAGTCAAGAACCATTCTGAGAATTGTTTTACTTTAGTACAATTGTTCGAGGTTGATGTTTTGGATGTCGTCAATATGTGTACTCTTTTGAGATGGGATGATATATATACGGCAAGCAGAACAAATGAGCATTGTCAAGGACCATTCTGAGAATGGTTTTACTTTCACTTTCACCGAGGTCTTTTCACT
Coding sequences within it:
- the LOC107913835 gene encoding alanine aminotransferase 2, mitochondrial, producing the protein MAPQVTVDSINPKVIECQYAVRGEIVILAQKLQQEIQAKPEAYPFQEILYCNIGNPQSLGQKSITFFREVLALCDHPAILAKRETQALFSADSIERARKILDQIPGRATGAYSHSQGIKGLRDTIAAAIEARDGFPADPNDIFMTDGASPAVHMMMQLLIRSEKDGILCPIPQYPLYSASIALHGGSLVPYYLDEVTGWVLEVSELKKQLQEAKSNGITVRALVVINPGNPTGQVLAEENQKAIVEFCKEEGLVLLADEVYQENVYVPEKKFHSFKKVARSMGYGEKDIHLVSFQSVSKGYYGECGKRGGYMEVTGFGADVREHIYKLASVNLCSNITGQILASLVMSPPKVGDKSYESYIAERDGILSSLARRAKTLEDAFNKLEGITCNKAEGAMYLFPRINLPKKAIKAAEEVKTAPDLFYCRRLLNETGIVFVPGSGFGQVPGTWHFRCTILPQEEKIQAIVTRLTDFHKRFMDEFRD